One genomic segment of Corynebacterium durum includes these proteins:
- a CDS encoding class C sortase, which translates to MATLKVRESARKTRRRHAKKRSWNLLFVLLGTLILLYPVAATLWNDHRLERIAEEYSKNVQAIKPEETVERYIDDARAYNAELAAQGHLPKKDIDGDPDYENYKNQLNTPQTNGVMARLQIPAIDVDLPVYHTVRSEVLYRGAGHMHGSDLPVGGMGTNAVISAHTGMVDATMFDNLPKLKDGQDVYINVLGERLRYRVTGRQVVKPEDYSAVTYEPDKDKITLVTCTPYGINSDRLLVTAERIALDAEPHDALGPRYRFAWWMIADLVVIIVVLLIVLVSEVRGAMRKRR; encoded by the coding sequence ATGGCGACGCTTAAGGTGCGTGAGTCGGCGCGGAAGACGCGGCGTCGACACGCAAAAAAGCGCAGCTGGAACCTCCTGTTCGTGCTGCTGGGTACACTGATCCTGCTGTACCCAGTGGCAGCAACCCTGTGGAACGATCACCGCCTAGAACGCATCGCCGAGGAGTACAGCAAAAACGTACAAGCCATCAAACCCGAAGAAACGGTGGAGCGCTACATTGACGACGCTCGCGCCTATAACGCGGAACTCGCAGCACAAGGCCACCTGCCGAAAAAAGACATTGACGGCGACCCTGACTATGAGAACTACAAAAACCAACTCAACACCCCGCAAACCAACGGGGTGATGGCACGGCTGCAAATTCCCGCCATTGACGTTGACCTGCCTGTTTACCACACCGTCCGATCCGAAGTGCTCTACCGCGGTGCTGGACACATGCACGGCAGTGACCTGCCCGTTGGTGGCATGGGGACCAATGCTGTCATCTCCGCGCACACTGGCATGGTTGATGCCACCATGTTTGACAACCTGCCGAAACTCAAAGACGGGCAAGACGTGTACATCAACGTGCTTGGTGAACGGTTGCGCTATCGCGTTACCGGCCGACAGGTGGTCAAGCCCGAGGACTACTCCGCAGTCACTTACGAGCCCGACAAAGATAAAATCACCCTGGTTACCTGCACGCCCTACGGCATCAACTCCGACCGGTTGTTGGTTACTGCCGAACGCATAGCTCTCGACGCCGAACCGCACGACGCGCTAGGTCCGCGTTACCGATTCGCGTGGTGGATGATTGCCGACCTCGTAGTCATTATTGTGGTGCTGTTGATCGTGCTGGTCAGCGAGGTGAGAGGGGCTATGCGGAAAAGAAGGTAG
- a CDS encoding DUF5979 domain-containing protein produces the protein MSTLVNPVSHLRYLRISLVSIVSAALILLSQMVSMPGAPGDLGAAVAHAQANAAQEGSQGCDYRKEGPFANDICWLNFSNIDFAKARQPQGVDVSIKLDSTLTAYFNLRVVDSFTDSQNGKVWDRKIRDSDVPSWTWATFGKHVYTRPDLRKNLKNSIGTTAFGSGTPVDSRSSVQLTRMRVVGAGGLPVNYGLTVWDAESTNKGEFLEMSSDVDLGDPTYFTPSGAEAACRLGAVKNGNTFTCNGSESNFIGSFGFYTKNPTQFTTVLGGKSQQKIAIGFAKLNATGTVTVDRKGADRIGDTTEFQLDNNWANSTLASTTVTPGQTTGNVSATYLVDRKDPRVEFVGQLTKEKLAYLRYRPEWMCRVDTPDGPGVSKAPKTADTRALSKVIYRQEFFGHIHCDVVYKSVFDFSSTLTIAKKVTGDAAGAALLNGREYRMRYTCTKEGFADAYPDQQGYMSGEVSLRGGQTHRVDNIPVGSNCTVEEVDPFTDPSLAFNKSVSVDDGAQQPNQRVELTTKTGINAVTMTNEYNRILGKINVTKDVTGPAAAPFANTPVTMKYQCTGDSEKTLTAHPGSAVTSAVEVPVETDCFLWEEITLTPEQQEKLQMTTSYAVNDGQLAVLQGSRIPFRIPAARRAGDIATLPIRVVNNFDYRRAPLTITSTLTGAAAAKVANSGATFPVTWECTWDNGAHSERGEVPFSPGSEQAVAQVPVGSMCRVFEKEPTGGQPVLSQVELTKSTVKYADGEKTNADATTAAHFVAIKPVFTNGGNHVTIENNYIDKLGVVHLQKKVDSTVSDAHSAEYTVAYNCGVRTVATAHGTTDVPLTGRIRLTEGHAAAPIQADNADANDQAGGGMGIPFGNTCVFTEDLDNLPANTTGTNRFTSEAGSPITENGTLVINDQDTTVQVTNTVALIPGGLSVQARTESTVGLETDHTDLHVVCKAPEDAVGARDIDDDLALSTNDGHDTHEYERHDVPSGTLCQVTVKSEPNTRSNPLTGGSFPVKKTVTVQVDGKNIGTSTSFEDTAFPHFRVDDQAKVVVTSVYDYAYGDVAIDKNVAFDSNTGNMVPDHDGKQAHDYTFNVVCTTPLGASSTHTVTAHHGQRGVVTHVPVGSVCSAAEKPLTPTERGDGVTLAVTSHRGDGAGVAAAPATHKLTGEANLPFLVTTEDGVQTMHFVNTFARELADVKVLFAMENPGNDAAAALTSGDNPNDYTVTLTCTDPLAPDAAPMTVRATPQRHDLVTNGSAEITLPNVPIGTNCVASAGIQNVTFNYTAQLPSGQVTSRPELTTRTTWKTDDTLPTYILENDSKSADTNHSTPLRVRAGQPANGNNTVNVTVRHTYTTAAVEMKKVVKIPADDAQLLRDARPTYHFTYVCKGPDLSTTNPSGNVSSLFTSATFEGDDLLGTGFISSPGSHPTGREEKTFEYRNFANDDSVILPVGSFCHIEEQEPSGNPDALTMNKDPQGPQVFQVKSLEDIQPGQENAANIWVFTNTYSRRATAIGAYNYVTGSGKDHAATDSYTFTYRCTLDGKDYPNNTGTYTLDAAHTGDYAGLDGTTLVTRNSAGNDVPSTTAFTAPAGALCTVTESADSVPAAPELAATGRTPHHDRSPYTLFMGRAGKDNKPGLAVDKAAQGGSAHTTPVDDGKVDFAGNMIVPDTTTEQQAFKNRTFTFEVPTTMDAAQPYGYEIVTGHVYVIDTKDITITKTGRLPEDAQDQQFRFKYSCEGGTPHEDIIRVGARFTIAGVPVGSTCHVEEVPDSYTINRLPPQITWTTGANSRIGDFRSYTGAETVQRENNGVSFTVQPVADVNDTKPDPAHWAITVDNSYPNITLTKTIDGPRVSPDWTNELNTAVLRPGQPDMIVNYHVQNTGPLPLTNVSIRDLELRSEIHQLTDDAGNPITRLDDGTLSGLNCAALLQPGQEVDCKVHVKFLENEDRPLYYGGEAYAIAKFGDADVTDQDFFAAIRPPLLPFLLPNTGTKAMVWVLGIGLIVALGALWNYMRRRKDDDGDA, from the coding sequence ATGAGCACACTGGTGAACCCAGTCAGCCACCTCCGGTACCTGCGTATTTCACTGGTGTCTATAGTGAGTGCTGCCCTTATCCTTCTCAGTCAGATGGTGAGCATGCCCGGTGCTCCAGGTGACCTCGGTGCGGCCGTTGCACATGCGCAGGCGAATGCAGCGCAAGAGGGAAGCCAGGGCTGCGACTACCGGAAAGAAGGACCTTTTGCCAATGATATTTGCTGGTTAAACTTCAGCAACATTGATTTTGCCAAGGCTCGTCAGCCGCAAGGCGTTGACGTAAGCATCAAACTTGATTCAACCCTTACCGCCTACTTCAACCTACGCGTGGTGGATAGTTTCACAGACTCACAGAATGGCAAGGTGTGGGATCGAAAGATCCGAGACAGTGACGTGCCATCGTGGACATGGGCGACGTTTGGCAAACATGTGTACACGCGCCCGGATCTCAGAAAGAACCTCAAGAACAGTATTGGTACCACAGCGTTTGGTTCTGGTACGCCAGTAGACAGTCGGTCGTCGGTTCAGCTCACCCGTATGCGTGTCGTTGGTGCCGGCGGGCTGCCCGTTAATTATGGTCTGACTGTGTGGGATGCGGAAAGCACCAACAAGGGTGAATTCCTGGAAATGAGTTCCGATGTTGACCTTGGTGATCCGACCTATTTCACCCCGTCAGGTGCCGAGGCTGCCTGTCGCTTGGGTGCGGTGAAAAATGGCAATACATTCACCTGCAATGGTTCCGAAAGCAACTTTATTGGTTCTTTTGGTTTTTATACGAAAAATCCCACGCAATTCACCACAGTGTTGGGTGGTAAAAGTCAGCAGAAGATTGCTATTGGTTTTGCCAAACTCAATGCCACAGGAACAGTGACGGTGGATCGTAAAGGCGCTGACCGTATCGGGGATACCACCGAGTTTCAACTTGATAATAACTGGGCGAACTCTACCCTTGCTTCCACGACGGTTACCCCTGGTCAGACCACAGGTAACGTGTCTGCAACATACTTGGTGGATAGGAAAGATCCCCGCGTCGAGTTTGTTGGGCAGCTCACTAAGGAAAAGCTTGCGTATCTTCGATACCGTCCAGAGTGGATGTGTCGGGTAGATACTCCCGATGGTCCAGGTGTAAGTAAGGCTCCCAAGACAGCGGACACTAGGGCATTATCCAAAGTGATTTACCGGCAGGAATTCTTTGGGCATATCCACTGTGACGTGGTCTATAAGTCTGTTTTTGATTTTTCCTCGACACTCACCATTGCTAAAAAAGTCACAGGGGACGCAGCTGGGGCTGCACTACTCAACGGACGTGAGTACCGGATGCGGTACACCTGTACCAAGGAAGGTTTTGCCGACGCATACCCCGACCAGCAGGGATATATGAGTGGAGAAGTATCCCTTCGAGGCGGGCAGACGCATCGAGTGGACAACATCCCGGTGGGCAGCAACTGCACCGTGGAAGAAGTGGATCCGTTTACCGACCCCTCCCTGGCTTTTAACAAAAGTGTCTCCGTTGACGACGGTGCTCAGCAGCCCAACCAGCGCGTGGAACTGACCACAAAAACTGGCATCAATGCCGTCACCATGACCAATGAGTACAACAGGATTCTTGGCAAAATCAACGTAACCAAAGATGTGACCGGTCCCGCCGCTGCGCCGTTTGCCAACACCCCGGTGACCATGAAATACCAGTGCACCGGCGACTCAGAGAAAACACTCACCGCCCACCCTGGTAGCGCCGTGACCTCTGCGGTGGAAGTGCCCGTAGAAACAGATTGCTTCCTGTGGGAGGAAATCACCCTGACTCCCGAGCAGCAAGAAAAGCTGCAGATGACCACGAGTTATGCGGTAAATGATGGTCAATTGGCTGTGCTGCAAGGATCCCGTATACCCTTTAGGATCCCAGCGGCTCGCCGCGCCGGTGATATTGCCACACTGCCCATCCGCGTGGTGAACAATTTTGATTACCGGCGGGCACCCCTGACTATCACCTCGACTCTTACTGGTGCTGCTGCGGCCAAAGTAGCCAACAGTGGTGCCACCTTCCCCGTAACGTGGGAATGCACCTGGGATAATGGTGCACATAGTGAACGAGGGGAGGTTCCTTTTTCGCCAGGTTCGGAACAGGCCGTAGCGCAGGTTCCCGTCGGCTCGATGTGTCGTGTTTTTGAAAAGGAACCCACCGGCGGGCAACCCGTGCTCTCCCAGGTGGAGCTCACTAAATCCACCGTCAAGTATGCTGACGGCGAGAAAACCAACGCCGATGCCACTACGGCCGCGCATTTTGTTGCCATCAAACCAGTGTTCACCAACGGTGGAAACCACGTCACAATAGAAAACAACTACATCGACAAACTTGGTGTGGTGCACCTACAGAAAAAAGTGGATTCTACTGTTAGCGACGCACACTCCGCCGAATACACGGTGGCTTATAACTGTGGTGTCCGCACCGTTGCCACAGCTCACGGCACCACGGACGTTCCCCTGACTGGTCGCATCCGACTGACCGAAGGACACGCTGCCGCACCCATCCAGGCAGATAATGCAGACGCCAATGACCAAGCAGGCGGCGGCATGGGCATACCATTTGGCAACACATGCGTGTTTACTGAAGACCTTGATAACCTTCCCGCCAACACCACGGGAACAAACAGGTTTACGTCGGAGGCGGGATCTCCGATCACCGAGAATGGAACACTCGTTATCAACGATCAGGACACTACTGTCCAGGTGACCAACACCGTAGCGCTCATCCCCGGTGGCCTATCCGTGCAGGCCAGGACGGAAAGCACTGTCGGGCTAGAGACCGATCACACCGATCTTCATGTGGTGTGCAAAGCCCCTGAAGATGCCGTGGGGGCCCGCGACATTGATGACGACCTCGCCTTGTCCACCAACGATGGACACGACACTCATGAGTACGAACGTCACGACGTCCCCTCCGGGACGCTGTGTCAGGTCACGGTAAAATCCGAACCAAATACGCGTAGTAACCCCCTGACCGGTGGTTCCTTCCCGGTTAAGAAAACCGTCACAGTGCAAGTGGACGGTAAAAACATAGGGACCAGCACCTCCTTTGAGGACACCGCCTTCCCGCATTTCCGCGTTGATGATCAGGCAAAAGTCGTGGTCACCAGCGTCTACGACTACGCCTATGGCGATGTTGCCATCGATAAAAATGTTGCTTTTGATAGCAACACGGGAAATATGGTGCCCGACCATGATGGCAAACAAGCGCACGACTACACCTTCAACGTGGTGTGCACCACCCCCCTCGGAGCGAGTTCCACCCATACTGTGACCGCGCACCATGGCCAACGGGGCGTCGTCACGCATGTGCCGGTGGGAAGCGTCTGCTCAGCAGCAGAAAAACCACTCACCCCGACGGAACGCGGCGACGGCGTAACACTTGCCGTTACCTCGCACCGTGGCGATGGTGCGGGCGTGGCTGCGGCACCCGCCACGCACAAACTCACCGGTGAGGCAAACCTGCCGTTCCTAGTGACCACGGAAGACGGTGTTCAGACCATGCACTTTGTGAACACCTTCGCGCGCGAACTCGCTGATGTAAAAGTCCTGTTTGCCATGGAAAACCCCGGCAACGACGCGGCGGCGGCACTGACGAGCGGCGACAATCCCAACGATTACACCGTTACCCTGACCTGCACCGACCCGCTCGCGCCAGACGCTGCGCCCATGACCGTGCGTGCCACCCCGCAGCGCCACGACCTTGTGACGAATGGTTCCGCAGAAATTACCCTGCCCAACGTGCCCATTGGCACCAACTGTGTGGCCTCTGCGGGCATTCAGAACGTGACATTCAACTACACAGCGCAATTGCCGTCAGGCCAGGTCACCTCACGGCCGGAACTCACTACGCGCACGACGTGGAAAACTGACGACACCCTGCCTACCTACATCCTGGAAAACGACTCGAAATCCGCGGACACCAACCACTCCACCCCGCTCCGCGTGCGTGCAGGGCAACCCGCGAACGGCAACAACACCGTTAACGTGACTGTTCGCCATACCTACACAACCGCAGCAGTCGAGATGAAGAAAGTAGTAAAAATTCCCGCCGACGACGCGCAACTACTCCGCGACGCCCGCCCCACCTACCACTTCACCTACGTCTGTAAAGGCCCCGATCTGAGCACTACCAACCCCAGCGGAAACGTCAGTAGCCTGTTCACAAGCGCTACCTTTGAGGGTGACGACCTCCTTGGAACCGGATTCATCTCGTCACCTGGGTCGCATCCCACCGGACGCGAGGAAAAAACATTTGAGTACCGCAACTTTGCCAACGATGACAGCGTGATCCTGCCCGTCGGCTCCTTCTGCCACATTGAAGAACAAGAGCCCAGCGGCAACCCCGACGCACTCACCATGAACAAAGACCCCCAAGGACCTCAGGTTTTCCAGGTGAAAAGCCTTGAGGACATCCAACCGGGACAAGAAAACGCGGCCAACATCTGGGTATTCACCAACACCTACAGCCGACGCGCCACAGCCATCGGTGCCTACAACTACGTCACCGGTTCTGGAAAAGACCACGCGGCAACCGACTCCTACACTTTCACCTACCGATGCACCCTTGACGGAAAGGACTACCCCAACAACACCGGAACATACACTCTCGACGCCGCGCACACTGGCGATTACGCAGGACTCGACGGAACAACGCTCGTCACCCGCAACAGCGCAGGTAACGACGTCCCCAGCACCACCGCCTTCACCGCGCCTGCTGGTGCGCTCTGCACCGTGACCGAAAGCGCTGACTCCGTACCCGCAGCGCCGGAACTCGCTGCAACTGGACGTACACCCCACCACGACCGCAGCCCATACACCCTGTTTATGGGGCGTGCCGGAAAAGACAATAAACCGGGGCTCGCCGTTGACAAAGCAGCACAAGGCGGCTCGGCACACACCACGCCCGTGGATGATGGGAAAGTTGATTTTGCAGGCAACATGATTGTTCCTGACACCACGACCGAACAGCAAGCATTCAAAAACCGCACCTTCACCTTTGAAGTACCGACCACCATGGATGCTGCCCAGCCCTACGGGTACGAAATAGTCACCGGGCATGTCTACGTCATAGACACCAAAGACATCACCATTACTAAGACCGGACGCTTGCCTGAAGATGCGCAAGACCAACAATTCCGCTTCAAATACAGCTGCGAAGGAGGAACACCCCACGAAGACATAATTCGCGTAGGCGCGCGCTTCACCATCGCTGGAGTGCCCGTCGGTAGCACCTGTCACGTGGAAGAAGTCCCAGATTCCTACACCATCAACAGGCTGCCGCCACAGATCACCTGGACCACAGGTGCCAACTCGCGGATCGGAGACTTCCGCAGTTACACCGGCGCTGAAACAGTCCAGCGTGAAAACAACGGAGTATCCTTTACGGTCCAGCCCGTGGCCGACGTCAACGACACAAAACCTGACCCTGCACACTGGGCTATCACCGTTGACAACAGCTACCCGAACATCACGCTCACCAAAACAATCGACGGCCCGCGTGTCTCACCCGACTGGACCAACGAACTCAACACAGCAGTGCTTCGGCCGGGTCAGCCCGACATGATAGTCAACTACCATGTGCAGAACACTGGGCCGCTCCCGCTGACCAACGTGAGCATTCGCGACCTCGAACTACGCAGCGAAATCCACCAACTCACCGACGACGCGGGGAACCCCATCACACGGCTTGATGATGGCACACTCAGCGGACTCAACTGTGCAGCCCTCCTACAACCAGGGCAAGAAGTGGACTGCAAAGTACACGTGAAATTCCTGGAAAACGAAGACAGGCCGCTCTACTACGGTGGGGAAGCCTACGCCATCGCCAAATTCGGCGATGCCGACGTCACGGACCAGGACTTCTTTGCGGCAATTCGTCCGCCGCTCCTGCCCTTCCTGCTCCCCAACACCGGCACAAAAGCCATGGTGTGGGTACTAGGTATCGGACTTATTGTGGCGCTTGGGGCACTGTGGAACTACATGCGCCGACGCAAGGATGACGATGGCGACGCTTAA